The window GAGGCCCAGTCGCCGTCGGCCGTGCCGTTCACCCAGGTGTACACGTGGTCGATGGCGGCGGAGGCGGCGGAGGCGGCGGAGGACGCGCCCCGCGCGGCGATGATCGCGGCGCCGCGCTTGGCGACGGTCGGGATGAACTCGTCGGCCAGCCACGCCTCGTCGACCTGGTCGGCGACGGGCTTCCCCGCGACCTCGGCGTGGAAGACGTCCGGGTACTGGGTGGCCGAGTGGTTGCCCCAGATCGTGATCTTCTTGATGTCCGCGACCCCGACGCCGAGCTTCGCGGACAGCTGCGAGATGGCGCGGTTGTGGTCCAGGCGGGTCATCGCGGTGAAGCGCTCGGCCGGGACGTCCGGGGCGTGGGTCTGGGCGATGAGGGCGTTGGTGTTCGCCGGGTTGCCGACGACGAGGACCCTGATGTCGCTCGCCGCGCCGGCGTTGATGGCGGCGCCCTGCGGCTTGAAGATGCCGCCGTTGGCCTCCAGCAGATCACCGCGCTCCATGCCGGCGGTGCGCGGCCGGGCACCCACCAGCAGGGCGACGTTCGCGCCCTCGAACGCCTTCACCGGGTTGTCGAAGATGTCGACGCCGGAAAGCAGCGGGAAAGCGGCGTCGGCGAGTTCCATCGCCGTTCCCTCGGCCGCCTTGACCGCCTGCGGGATTTCCAGCAGGCGCAGCTTGACCGGGGTGTCCGCGCCGAGGAGCTGCCCGGACGCGATCCGAAAAAGGAGCGCATATCCGATCTGCCCGGCGGCGCCGGTTACCGTCACATTAACAGGTGTACGTGCCATGGCCCGGATGCTATCCTTCCGCGCCCGTCCTCGCCCCTCCCACGGGCCCTCGCGCGTCCGCGCCACGGCGTGGCACCGCCCACACTCCCCTCGCGGCGGCCGCCGCCGCGCACCGGCCTGTCGCGCGCCGCGCGGGCTCCCCTCCGGCCCCGGAACCGCGTCCGGCTTCGAGGAGGGGCCGACCGGCCTGAAAGCGCGGAAACGGGACGGCGACGGCTTTAGCATGCGGAAGCGGCGGTGCCGCCCGGTGACGCCGCGATCGCCGGCGGTGCCGGTGGCCGGCTCTGACCCCGCCTGGAGGTTCGTTGACCGGCGTCGTCGAGACCAGGGTTGTCGAGACCACAGTCGGAAAGGTGCGCGGGCGGGTCGAGGAGAACGGGACGCTCGCGTTCCTCGGGATTCCCTACGGCGGGCCGACGTCCGGAGCGGGACGGTTCCGCCCGCCGGCACCGGCCGAGCCGTGGGCGGGCGTGCGGGACCGCGTCGACTGGGGACCGCGGTGCAAACAGTCGATGCTGCGGCTGGGTGCCCGGTACGGCGCGGACGAGCCCGGCCTCGACCGGGCCGCCGCGATCGCCCGCGGCATCGCGCTGGTCACCCTGTCCGGCGGCGGCGACCGCGGGCGGGTCAGCGAGGACTGCCTGAACCTCAACCTCTGGACCCCGGCCAGCGACGATGCCCGCCGCCCGGTCATGGTCTGGCTGCATGGCGGCGGCTTCTCCAGCGGCAGCGCGAACAACGCCGCCTACCTCGGCGACCGGCTGGCCCGCCGCGGCGACGTCGTCGTGGTCACCGTCAACCACCGGCTCGGCGTACTCGGCCACCTGCACCTGGCCGAGCTGGGTGGCCAGCGGTGGGCCGGGTCGGGAAACGCGGGGATGCTCGACGTGGCCCTGGCCCTCGCCTGGGTCCGCGACAACGCGGCGGCCTTCGGCGGGGACCCGGGCCGGGTGACGGTGTTCGGCCAGTCCGGCGGAGGGGCGAAGGTCTGCACCCTGCTCGCCATGCCGGCCGCCGCCGGTCTGGTGCACCGCGCGGCGATCCAGAGCGGCCCCAGCATCGGAGCCGTCACCGCCGAGACCGCCGACCGCGCGGCGCGCGCGCTGCTGCGTGCCCTCGAGCTCGACGCCACCCGCCTCGACCGGCTTCAGGAGATCCCCGCGGGCGTGCTCCTGACGGCGGCCGCCGCCGTGGCCAGGGCGGGGGAGAGCGCCGGTTCGCCGGGCTTCGCCCCCGTCCTCGACGGCGTCGCGCTGCCGGCCCATCCGTTCGACCCGGTCCCGGCGGCGACCCAGCGGGACGTACCGCTGCTGGTCGGCGCCACCGCGGACGAGGCGACGTTCATGTCCGCCTTCGACCCCCGGTTCGGCGCGCTCACCATGGCGGACGTCGCTCCCGGCCTCGCCGGGGCCTGGGGCGAGCGCGCCGACCTGCGTGTCGAGCTGCTGCGGGACCTGCGCCCGTACTGGACGCCGTCGTTCCTGCGGGCCTGGAGCAAGGGCATCGGCTTCCAGGTCGCCACGTCGCTGCTCGCCGAGCGCAAGGCCGCGGCGGGCGGCGCACCCGTGTTCGGATACCTGCTCGCCTGGCGTTCCTCGGCGCTGGGCGGGATCCTCGGCGCCCCGCACTGCCTGGACCTGCCGCTCGTCTTCGACAACCCGGACCGGGCCCGGATCGGCGGGGACGCCGCCGACCTGGGCCGCCTCATCGACGAGGTGGCCGGCGCCTGGATCGCCTTCGCCCGATCCGGCGACCCGAACCATTCCGGCCTGCCCGCCTGGCCGGCGTACGGCACCGGTGACCGGGCCACGATGGTGTTCGACCGTCCCACCCGGGTGGTGCGCGACCCGGAGCCCGAGATCCGCGCCGAGTTCGCCCCGTCGCCCCTGTTCTTCTGACCTTCTCTCGTCTGGCTTCCTTCGGCGGAGACCACGTCGTCCGGGGTGGCGGGGTGGGGAGCCGCGCGAACGTGGCGAACGGGGTGTCCAGGCTCGGCTACACTCGGCCGCAGGCCGTACGAACGTGCCTGAGAACGCGCCCGAGACGGGCCAAGGTGTTCGCCGGCCAGTGATGTGGCTGGCTTCCCCCGGCCCGCGATGTCTGCCCGGGGGGATGACGTCCCCGCCCGGTCTGCCGGTCCCGACGGAGCGGTGCGGCCCGGGTTCTCCCCGAGGACCGCCGGCTTGGCCGCCCTGCCGGCCGTTGACCGTGTGACGCCTCTCATGCACCGTGATGCGGTCGTGGTTCGGGCTTATCGGTGTTTTCGGGGTGATGTGTGCGCACAGGCAGGGTCCTGAGGTTTGATCAGGTGCGAGGCTACGGCTTCATCGCACCGACCGGGGGCGGCGAGGACATCTTCCTCCATGCCAATGATCTGCTGGTAGACAAGCACCTGGTGACCGCTGGCGTGACGATGGAGTTCGAGGTCGAGCAGGGCGACCGGGGACCGAAGGCGACCGGCGCGCGGCTGGTGCGCGCGGCGCAGGCCAGCCCGTCACCGGCCGCCGGCGCGGACGCCGCCGAGGGGCCGACGCGCGAGGCGGGGGACGACACCGAGGACTTCTTCTACGTCCCGTCGGCGAAGGAGTTCACCCGTGAGATCACCGAGCTCCTGCTGCAGGCCGAGCCGACGCTGACCGGCGCGCAGATCCTGGCCGTCCGCCGTGGTCTGACCAGGCTCGCCGAGAAGAACGGCTGGATCGACGGCTGACCAGCCGCCGGCGGCGACGGCTCCCGGCTAGGTCAGCGAGCGCGGGTCCGCCGGCACGTCGACGGCATGCTCCCGCAGGGCCTCGATCGGGACGATCTCCAACGCGCGGGCGTTCGTCGAGGCGAGCACCACGGGCGCCGCGGCGCCCGCCCGGTAGGCCTGCAGCCAGCGGGCCGCGACCACGCACCACCGGTCGCCGGGGCGCAGGCCGGGGAAGGCCCACTCGGGGCGCGGGGTGGACAGGTCGTTGCCGACAGCGCGTTGATGGTCGAGGAACTCCTTGGTGACCACGGCGCAGACGGTGTGGTTGCCGAGATCCTCCGACCCGGTGCTGCAGCAGCCGTCCCGGAAGAAACCGGTCATCGGGTCGGTGCCACACGGCTCCAGCGGGTCACCGAGAACGTTGCGCTCGTCCGTCACGCCCCCAGTGTGCAGGTTCCTCGCGTAGGAGCGCAGCATGGTCCCCTTACCCCGGAGGGGTGACGCGCCGAGCTCGCGGGCGCGAGGACCAGAGGTACGCCAGGGGTACGAAGGTGGTAGTCGCCGCAACGACGGCGACCGCAACGCTCACAATCTGACGAGGTTGTAAGGTATTCAGCGGTCGACTACTGACGACGACCGCCGTCAGACGGGCGAGGCGACCGCGTAGGCCCCGAGACAGCCGGCTATGGCCGGTTGGTACCGAGCGGTCGACGCGGACGTGCTGGCAGCGTCGAGCGGCCGGCATCGATGGTCGCCCGGGCTAGGGGAGCCTGGGCGCCCGGGTGATGCCGGCGTGCGGGGCGGCGGCGTGGGCGGGTTGGCCATCGGTGTCGTCGACGTTTCACAGGCGACAGGTACGGGCGACGAGCACGTGCGCGGCGGCGGGAGCCCCGGCGTCGCGGAAGGGAGTCGGGCCATGGGGCGGGGTCGGGCCAAGGCAAAGCAGACGAGGGTCGCTCGAGACCTCAAGTACCACTCGCCGAACATCGATCTCGACCGGCTGCGGGCCGACCTTGGCGGCGCACCGGACGACGATCTTGACGGCGAGGCCGAGGCGACGGCGGGTTCCGGCGGCTGGGCCGATCTTTACGAGCAGGACGACGAGGAGGACGAGGCGCGAGCCTCGTCCTACTGATCGCCACTGATCGCTAGAGGCGGCGCATCGATCTGACCGGTCGGTGCCGAGCAGGAGCGGCGGGCGTCCTGGACGCCCGCCGCTCCTGCCGGTGCCTCGGTGTCTCGATCTCTTGCTGTCTCGGTGTCTCGGTGTATGTGTGGCTCGGTGTCTGATCGTGACTGGTTCGCGGCGGTGCGTGTCAGGGTTGGGCGGCGAGAAGGTCCCGCAGGATTTCCGCCTGCTCGTTGAGGACGCCGGTGAGGATCAGCCGCGTCTGGTCGAGCAGCCCGGCGATCAGCGGCGTCGCCAGCGCGTAGTAGACGGTCGTGCCCTGCTTGCGGGTGGTCACCAGGCCGGCGCGGCGCAGTACGCCGAGCTGCTGGGACAGGTGGGAGGCCTCGAGGCCGACCTCGCCCACGAGCTCGCCGACCGAGCGCTCGCCTGTGCGAAGCAGCTCGAGAACGCGGATACGGGCCGGATGTGCCAGGGAACGAAAGAACTGGGCTTGGAGCTCGTAGAGCTGGGTCGCCATCGGACTAGCCACCTCGCCGGCATACCCGGACCGCCAGTCCTAGCCCGGCCGTGGGGGCTCGCCCCCCGGCCCAGATCGATCGCAAAAAAAGTGGTCGACGGGAAGGCAACACCTGCGAATCTTACGACATTGTCAGGTAGCCGGCCCTGACCTCCTCGAACGCGCACACCGCACGTCAGCCCAGCCCGCCTGAAGCGTCGAGAGAAGACCCGCTGCCGCGGCGTTAGTCGCGGCGAGCGCGGTGGCGCGACAGGACACTCGCGCCGGCGGTCTCGCGGCGCGTACGGCGCAGGCGCGCCGTGCCGGTCGCCGCGGACGGGCCAAACCCGCTCGCCTCGCCCCTGGTCGGTAGTGGCTCGCCGGTCGTCGGCATCCGAATCGGCCGAAGTGACGCGAGATATCGCGAGGTACGCCGATAGCCGTGCGTCCACCGGTAGTGATCGTCGAGGTCCCCTGACGACTCGAACAACGCCTTGCAGTGCAGGTCAGCTCGTGGGCACCGATACAGCGTCATGAGCCATCCCTTCCAGCCACCCCGACTAACTGCGCCGGCCAGCGGCCTGTCCGCGGCGTGTTCCAGACGCCACCGCACCACCGCGTACCGCGTGG of the Pseudofrankia saprophytica genome contains:
- a CDS encoding malate dehydrogenase — protein: MARTPVNVTVTGAAGQIGYALLFRIASGQLLGADTPVKLRLLEIPQAVKAAEGTAMELADAAFPLLSGVDIFDNPVKAFEGANVALLVGARPRTAGMERGDLLEANGGIFKPQGAAINAGAASDIRVLVVGNPANTNALIAQTHAPDVPAERFTAMTRLDHNRAISQLSAKLGVGVADIKKITIWGNHSATQYPDVFHAEVAGKPVADQVDEAWLADEFIPTVAKRGAAIIAARGASSAASAASAAIDHVYTWVNGTADGDWASMAIPSDGSYGVPAGLISSFPVTVKDGKYEIVQGLELNAFSRTRIDASVAELVEERDAIRSLGLI
- a CDS encoding carboxylesterase/lipase family protein, giving the protein MTGVVETRVVETTVGKVRGRVEENGTLAFLGIPYGGPTSGAGRFRPPAPAEPWAGVRDRVDWGPRCKQSMLRLGARYGADEPGLDRAAAIARGIALVTLSGGGDRGRVSEDCLNLNLWTPASDDARRPVMVWLHGGGFSSGSANNAAYLGDRLARRGDVVVVTVNHRLGVLGHLHLAELGGQRWAGSGNAGMLDVALALAWVRDNAAAFGGDPGRVTVFGQSGGGAKVCTLLAMPAAAGLVHRAAIQSGPSIGAVTAETADRAARALLRALELDATRLDRLQEIPAGVLLTAAAAVARAGESAGSPGFAPVLDGVALPAHPFDPVPAATQRDVPLLVGATADEATFMSAFDPRFGALTMADVAPGLAGAWGERADLRVELLRDLRPYWTPSFLRAWSKGIGFQVATSLLAERKAAAGGAPVFGYLLAWRSSALGGILGAPHCLDLPLVFDNPDRARIGGDAADLGRLIDEVAGAWIAFARSGDPNHSGLPAWPAYGTGDRATMVFDRPTRVVRDPEPEIRAEFAPSPLFF
- a CDS encoding cold-shock protein — translated: MRTGRVLRFDQVRGYGFIAPTGGGEDIFLHANDLLVDKHLVTAGVTMEFEVEQGDRGPKATGARLVRAAQASPSPAAGADAAEGPTREAGDDTEDFFYVPSAKEFTREITELLLQAEPTLTGAQILAVRRGLTRLAEKNGWIDG
- a CDS encoding DUF2237 family protein translates to MTDERNVLGDPLEPCGTDPMTGFFRDGCCSTGSEDLGNHTVCAVVTKEFLDHQRAVGNDLSTPRPEWAFPGLRPGDRWCVVAARWLQAYRAGAAAPVVLASTNARALEIVPIEALREHAVDVPADPRSLT
- a CDS encoding DUF3073 family protein, whose amino-acid sequence is MGRGRAKAKQTRVARDLKYHSPNIDLDRLRADLGGAPDDDLDGEAEATAGSGGWADLYEQDDEEDEARASSY
- a CDS encoding ArsR/SmtB family transcription factor; translation: MATQLYELQAQFFRSLAHPARIRVLELLRTGERSVGELVGEVGLEASHLSQQLGVLRRAGLVTTRKQGTTVYYALATPLIAGLLDQTRLILTGVLNEQAEILRDLLAAQP